Proteins from a single region of Tamandua tetradactyla isolate mTamTet1 chromosome 12, mTamTet1.pri, whole genome shotgun sequence:
- the AEN gene encoding apoptosis-enhancing nuclease isoform X1, with protein sequence MWPRRLPGATCGPEAARGRQGAALLEGHLSRLAQSHEPAGMVSQEAPEAAQYLCPPLSGLNAKDALRRKHKRRSRQHQRFMARKALLQEQGLLSAPSESVPSPRPDPEGLPSASAEAVRSRRRRPRVECGGAACSQGATGPLPSKCVAIDCEMVGTGPHGRVSELARCSVVSYHGDVLYDKYIRPEMPVTDYRTRWSGVTRQHMLKAIPFREAQKEILKLLKGKVVVGHALHNDFRALKYVHPRGQTRDTTCVPSLLCRPGLHARARVSLKDLALQLLHKKIQMGPHGHSSVEDAMTAMELYRLVEVPWEQQAASSSQPPEDRDPDSSTDMEQYMEDQYWPEDLAQDSRGGTE encoded by the exons ATGTGGCCCCGCCGGCTGCCGGGAGCCACGTGCGGACCGGAAGCGGCGCGCGGGCGGCAG ggtgcCGCACTGTTGGAAGGCCACCTTTCAAGACTTGCTCAGAGCCACGAGCCAGCTGGGATGGTGTCGCAGGAGGCCCCCGAGGCTGCCCAGTATCTGTGCCCACCCCTCTCCGGCCTGAATGCCAAGGATGCGCTTCGGAGAAAGCACAAGAGGAGGAGCCGACAGCACCAGCGGTTCATGGCCCGGAAGGCCTTACTGCAGGAGCAGGGGCTGCTGAGCGCCCCCTCAGAATCAGTTCCCTCCCCCCGGCCCGACCCGGAGGGTCTGCCGAGTGCGAGTGCGGAAGCTGTGCGCAGCAGGAGGCGGCGTCCCCGGGTGGAGTGTGGCGGTGCGGCGTGCAGCCAAGGAGCCACGGGGCCCTTGCCCAGCAAGTGTGTAGCTATCGACTGTGAGATGGTGGGCACGGGCCCCCACGGGCGGGTGAGCGAGCTGGCCCGCTGCTCCGTGGTCAGTTACCACGGCGACGTTCTCTACGACAAGTACATCCGGCCCGAGATGCCCGTCACTGACTACCGCACGCGCTGGAGCGGCGTCACTCGGCAGCACATGCTCAAAGCCATCCCCTTCCGGGAGGCCCAGAAGGAG ATCCTCAAGCTCCTGAAGGGTAAGGTGGTGGTGGGGCACGCACTGCACAACGACTTCCGGGCCCTCAAGTACGTCCACCCTCGGGGCCAGACCCGGGACACCACGTGTGTCCCCAGCCTCCTCTGCCGGCCTGGTCTCCACGCGCGGGCGCGCGTCTCTCTTAAGGACCTGGCACTGCAGCTTCTGCACAAGAAGATCCAG ATGGGCCCGCATGGGCACTCATCAGTAGAAGACGCCATGACGGCCATGGAGCTCTACCGGCTGGTGGAGGTTCCGTGGGAGCAACAGGCGGCCAGCAGCTCCCAGCCCCCCGAGGACAGAGATCCTGACAGCAGCACAGACATGGAGCAGTACATGGAGGACCAGTACTGGCCCGAGGACCTGGCCCAGGACAGCAGAGGAGGGACAGAATGA
- the AEN gene encoding apoptosis-enhancing nuclease isoform X2, translating to MVSQEAPEAAQYLCPPLSGLNAKDALRRKHKRRSRQHQRFMARKALLQEQGLLSAPSESVPSPRPDPEGLPSASAEAVRSRRRRPRVECGGAACSQGATGPLPSKCVAIDCEMVGTGPHGRVSELARCSVVSYHGDVLYDKYIRPEMPVTDYRTRWSGVTRQHMLKAIPFREAQKEILKLLKGKVVVGHALHNDFRALKYVHPRGQTRDTTCVPSLLCRPGLHARARVSLKDLALQLLHKKIQMGPHGHSSVEDAMTAMELYRLVEVPWEQQAASSSQPPEDRDPDSSTDMEQYMEDQYWPEDLAQDSRGGTE from the exons ATGGTGTCGCAGGAGGCCCCCGAGGCTGCCCAGTATCTGTGCCCACCCCTCTCCGGCCTGAATGCCAAGGATGCGCTTCGGAGAAAGCACAAGAGGAGGAGCCGACAGCACCAGCGGTTCATGGCCCGGAAGGCCTTACTGCAGGAGCAGGGGCTGCTGAGCGCCCCCTCAGAATCAGTTCCCTCCCCCCGGCCCGACCCGGAGGGTCTGCCGAGTGCGAGTGCGGAAGCTGTGCGCAGCAGGAGGCGGCGTCCCCGGGTGGAGTGTGGCGGTGCGGCGTGCAGCCAAGGAGCCACGGGGCCCTTGCCCAGCAAGTGTGTAGCTATCGACTGTGAGATGGTGGGCACGGGCCCCCACGGGCGGGTGAGCGAGCTGGCCCGCTGCTCCGTGGTCAGTTACCACGGCGACGTTCTCTACGACAAGTACATCCGGCCCGAGATGCCCGTCACTGACTACCGCACGCGCTGGAGCGGCGTCACTCGGCAGCACATGCTCAAAGCCATCCCCTTCCGGGAGGCCCAGAAGGAG ATCCTCAAGCTCCTGAAGGGTAAGGTGGTGGTGGGGCACGCACTGCACAACGACTTCCGGGCCCTCAAGTACGTCCACCCTCGGGGCCAGACCCGGGACACCACGTGTGTCCCCAGCCTCCTCTGCCGGCCTGGTCTCCACGCGCGGGCGCGCGTCTCTCTTAAGGACCTGGCACTGCAGCTTCTGCACAAGAAGATCCAG ATGGGCCCGCATGGGCACTCATCAGTAGAAGACGCCATGACGGCCATGGAGCTCTACCGGCTGGTGGAGGTTCCGTGGGAGCAACAGGCGGCCAGCAGCTCCCAGCCCCCCGAGGACAGAGATCCTGACAGCAGCACAGACATGGAGCAGTACATGGAGGACCAGTACTGGCCCGAGGACCTGGCCCAGGACAGCAGAGGAGGGACAGAATGA